A window of the Scleropages formosus chromosome 5, fSclFor1.1, whole genome shotgun sequence genome harbors these coding sequences:
- the LOC108928566 gene encoding calpastatin-like isoform X1 yields the protein MGQFLSWLQPFRNNRALQDVSVEQQSQPKQTTYSPKAEAADSKPSTLETASVPPAKGTPAAGGGTSSAVTGQASLGAVKENQEGNMSASKSSASKGECAKAAKAETGATETLSSVAAGGAARAAASKGKTETKSKEMSKNVSSSSSKDKPAKVEPAAPVLASTAAASSEGATTKEKSKQKAPTEAPKDSKKVESKKKPAKDIPSSPLAPPADKKAKDSSPMSPDALSALGDLLPAAEPVPQPPKIQPRDIVQEEKHKSEKGVRVGEREDTLPADYRFTEDKMKDYPPPQKEPSLDSGEALDILSGDFSCPAVAASATEPSKQSSPDVAAVDALAGDFVAPKKASSVQAPMIPSAQTQQKNVSSSSSKDKPAKVEPAAPVLASTAAASAGGAAAKEKSKQKAPTEAPKDSKDSSPMSPDALSALGDLLPAAEPVPQPPKIQPRDIVQEEKHKSEKGVRVGEREDTLPADYRFTEDKMKDYPPPQKEPSLDSGEALDILSGDFSCPAVAASATEPSKQSSPDVAAVDALAGEFVAPKKASSVQAPMIPPAQNQQKDISMSPDALSALGDLLPAAESVPESPKVQPQAIVQEEKLKSEKGVRVGEREDTLPPEYRFTEDKMKDYPPPQKEPSMDLGEALDILSGDFSCPTVAPATTVPATTSKQSSPDVSAVDALAGDFVAPKKAASVEAPMIPPAQTQQKDNSPMSPDALSALEDLLPAAEPTPEPPKIQPQEIVQEEKLKSEKGVRVGEREDTLPPEYRFTEDKMKDYPPPQKEPSMDSGEALDILSGDFSFPAPLATVPATTSKQSNSDAAGGAAADTLAGDFVAPKKASSVQPAMIPSSQTQQQVADKKVKSKSKKQTQGDTSTTDKRTEHSGTDVATKTPSKKSSRS from the exons TCTCAGCCCAAACAGACCACGTACAGCCCAAAAGCAGAGGCTGCCGACAGCAAGCCTTCGACATTAGAG ACTGCATCAGTTCCTCCTGCTAAAGGCAcacctgcagctggaggaggtaCTTCAAGTGCTGTGACTGGACAAGCTAGTTTAGGTGCGGTCAAGGAAAATCAGGAAGGG AACATGTCTGCTTCAAAAAGCAGTGCTTCAAAAGGTGAATGTGCAAAGGCTGCAAAAGCAGAAACTGGAGCAACAGAAACATTAAGTTCAGTTGCAGCTGGTGGAGCAGCAAGGGCAGCTGCCAGCAAGGGGAAGACAGAGACAAAATCCAAAGAGATGTCCAAG AATGTGTCCAGTTCTTCAAGCAAAGACAAACCTGCCAAAGTGGAGCCTGCAGCCCCTGTGTTAGCAAGCACAGCTGCAGCATCTTCAGAGGGAGCCACCACGAAggagaaatcaaaacaaaaagccCCGACAGAGGCTCCAAAAGACTCAAAG AAAGTGGAGAGCAAGAAGAAGCCTGCAAAGGACATTCCCTCCTCACCACTGGCACCCCCTGCTGACAAAAAAGCCAAG GACAGCTCCCCAATGTCCCCAGATGCCCTTAGTGCTCTGGGAGatctgcttcctgctgcagaacctgTACCTCAACCTCCAAAAATCCAGCCTCGAGACATTGTCCAG GAAGAGAAGCATAAATCTGAGAAAGGAGTGCGAGTAGGGGAGAGAGAAGACACCCTTCCAGCAGACTACAGATTCACAGAGGATAAGATGAAAGATTACCCCCCTCCACAGAAGGAG CCCTCACTGGACTCAGGGGAAGCCCTGGACATCCTGTCTGGAGATTTCAGTTGCCCTGCAGTGGCTGCATCTGCTACTGAACCTTCTAAACAG TCAAGTCCAGATGTTGCTGCTGTTGATGCTCTTGCAGGAGATTTTGTGGCTCCCAAAAAAGCTTCTTCTGTCCAGGCTCCTATGATTCCATCTGCACAAACCCAACAGAAA AATGTGTCCAGTTCTTCAAGCAAAGACAAACCTGCCAAAGTGGAGCCTGCAGCCCCTGTGTTAGCAAGCACAGCCGCAGCATCTGCAGGGGGAGCCGCTGCGAAggagaaatcaaaacaaaaagccCCGACAGAGGCTCCAAAAGACTCAAAG GACAGCTCCCCAATGTCCCCAGATGCCCTTAGTGCTCTGGGAGatctgcttcctgctgcagaacctgTACCTCAACCTCCAAAAATCCAGCCTCGAGACATTGTCCAG GAAGAGAAGCATAAATCTGAGAAAGGAGTGCGAGTAGGGGAGAGAGAAGACACCCTTCCAGCAGACTACAGATTCACAGAGGATAAGATGAAAGATTACCCCCCTCCACAGAAGGAG CCCTCACTGGACTCAGGGGAAGCCCTGGACATCCTGTCTGGAGATTTCAGTTGCCCTGCAGTGGCTGCATCTGCTACTGAACCTTCTAAACAG TCAAGTCCAGATGTTGCTGCTGTTGATGCTCTCGCAGGAGAATTTGTGGCTCCCAAAAAAGCTTCTTCTGTCCAGGCTCCTATGATTCCACCTGCACAAAACCAACAGAAA GACATCTCCATGTCCCCAGATGCTCTCAGTGCTCTGGGAGAcctgcttcctgctgcagaaTCTGTTCCTGAATCTCCAAAAGTTCAACCTCAAGCCATTGTCCAG GAAGAGAAGCTGAAGTCTGAGAAAGGAGTGCGAGTAGGTGAGAGAGAAGACACCCTTCCACCAGAGTACAGATTCACAGAGGATAAGATGAAAGATTATCCCCCTCCACAGAAAGAG CCCTCAATGGACTTGGGGGAAGCTCTGGACATCCTGTCTGGTGATTTCAGTTGCCCCACAGTGGCTCCAGCTACCACTGTTCCTGCTACAACTTCTAAACAg TCAAGTCCAGATGTTTCTGCTGTTGATGCACTAGCAGGAGATTTTGTGGCTCCCAAAAAAGCTGCTTCTGTCGAGGCTCCTATGATTCCACCTGCACAAACCCAACAGAAA GACAACTCCCCAATGTCCCCAGATGCCCTTAGTGCACTGGAAGatctgcttcctgctgcagaacctACACCTGAGCCTCCAAAAATCCAGCCTCAAGAGATTGTCCAG GAAGAGAAGCTGAAGTCTGAGAAAGGAGTGCGAGTAGGGGAGAGAGAAGACACCCTTCCACCAGAGTACAGATTCACAGAGGATAAGATGAAAGACTATCCCCCTCCACAGAAGGAG CCCTCAATGGACTCAGGGGAAGCTCTGGACATCCTCTCTGGAGATTTCAGTTTCCCTGCTCCGCTTGCCACTGTACCTGCTACAACTTCTAAACAG TCAAATTCAGatgctgctggtggtgctgctgctgataCACTTGCAGGAGATTTTGTGGCTCCCAAAAAAGCCTCTTCAGTTCAGCCTGCTATGATTCCATCTTCACAAACCCAGCAGCAA GTTGCAGACAAGAAGGTGAAATCTAAATCAAAG AAACAAACACAAGGTGACACATCAACGACTGACAAACGGACAGAGCATTCAGGGACAGATGTGGCAACTAAAACCCCCAgtaagaaaagcagcagaagcTAA
- the LOC108928566 gene encoding calpastatin-like isoform X2, producing MSQPKQTTYSPKAEAADSKPSTLETASVPPAKGTPAAGGGTSSAVTGQASLGAVKENQEGNMSASKSSASKGECAKAAKAETGATETLSSVAAGGAARAAASKGKTETKSKEMSKNVSSSSSKDKPAKVEPAAPVLASTAAASSEGATTKEKSKQKAPTEAPKDSKKVESKKKPAKDIPSSPLAPPADKKAKDSSPMSPDALSALGDLLPAAEPVPQPPKIQPRDIVQEEKHKSEKGVRVGEREDTLPADYRFTEDKMKDYPPPQKEPSLDSGEALDILSGDFSCPAVAASATEPSKQSSPDVAAVDALAGDFVAPKKASSVQAPMIPSAQTQQKNVSSSSSKDKPAKVEPAAPVLASTAAASAGGAAAKEKSKQKAPTEAPKDSKDSSPMSPDALSALGDLLPAAEPVPQPPKIQPRDIVQEEKHKSEKGVRVGEREDTLPADYRFTEDKMKDYPPPQKEPSLDSGEALDILSGDFSCPAVAASATEPSKQSSPDVAAVDALAGEFVAPKKASSVQAPMIPPAQNQQKDISMSPDALSALGDLLPAAESVPESPKVQPQAIVQEEKLKSEKGVRVGEREDTLPPEYRFTEDKMKDYPPPQKEPSMDLGEALDILSGDFSCPTVAPATTVPATTSKQSSPDVSAVDALAGDFVAPKKAASVEAPMIPPAQTQQKDNSPMSPDALSALEDLLPAAEPTPEPPKIQPQEIVQEEKLKSEKGVRVGEREDTLPPEYRFTEDKMKDYPPPQKEPSMDSGEALDILSGDFSFPAPLATVPATTSKQSNSDAAGGAAADTLAGDFVAPKKASSVQPAMIPSSQTQQQVADKKVKSKSKKQTQGDTSTTDKRTEHSGTDVATKTPSKKSSRS from the exons TCTCAGCCCAAACAGACCACGTACAGCCCAAAAGCAGAGGCTGCCGACAGCAAGCCTTCGACATTAGAG ACTGCATCAGTTCCTCCTGCTAAAGGCAcacctgcagctggaggaggtaCTTCAAGTGCTGTGACTGGACAAGCTAGTTTAGGTGCGGTCAAGGAAAATCAGGAAGGG AACATGTCTGCTTCAAAAAGCAGTGCTTCAAAAGGTGAATGTGCAAAGGCTGCAAAAGCAGAAACTGGAGCAACAGAAACATTAAGTTCAGTTGCAGCTGGTGGAGCAGCAAGGGCAGCTGCCAGCAAGGGGAAGACAGAGACAAAATCCAAAGAGATGTCCAAG AATGTGTCCAGTTCTTCAAGCAAAGACAAACCTGCCAAAGTGGAGCCTGCAGCCCCTGTGTTAGCAAGCACAGCTGCAGCATCTTCAGAGGGAGCCACCACGAAggagaaatcaaaacaaaaagccCCGACAGAGGCTCCAAAAGACTCAAAG AAAGTGGAGAGCAAGAAGAAGCCTGCAAAGGACATTCCCTCCTCACCACTGGCACCCCCTGCTGACAAAAAAGCCAAG GACAGCTCCCCAATGTCCCCAGATGCCCTTAGTGCTCTGGGAGatctgcttcctgctgcagaacctgTACCTCAACCTCCAAAAATCCAGCCTCGAGACATTGTCCAG GAAGAGAAGCATAAATCTGAGAAAGGAGTGCGAGTAGGGGAGAGAGAAGACACCCTTCCAGCAGACTACAGATTCACAGAGGATAAGATGAAAGATTACCCCCCTCCACAGAAGGAG CCCTCACTGGACTCAGGGGAAGCCCTGGACATCCTGTCTGGAGATTTCAGTTGCCCTGCAGTGGCTGCATCTGCTACTGAACCTTCTAAACAG TCAAGTCCAGATGTTGCTGCTGTTGATGCTCTTGCAGGAGATTTTGTGGCTCCCAAAAAAGCTTCTTCTGTCCAGGCTCCTATGATTCCATCTGCACAAACCCAACAGAAA AATGTGTCCAGTTCTTCAAGCAAAGACAAACCTGCCAAAGTGGAGCCTGCAGCCCCTGTGTTAGCAAGCACAGCCGCAGCATCTGCAGGGGGAGCCGCTGCGAAggagaaatcaaaacaaaaagccCCGACAGAGGCTCCAAAAGACTCAAAG GACAGCTCCCCAATGTCCCCAGATGCCCTTAGTGCTCTGGGAGatctgcttcctgctgcagaacctgTACCTCAACCTCCAAAAATCCAGCCTCGAGACATTGTCCAG GAAGAGAAGCATAAATCTGAGAAAGGAGTGCGAGTAGGGGAGAGAGAAGACACCCTTCCAGCAGACTACAGATTCACAGAGGATAAGATGAAAGATTACCCCCCTCCACAGAAGGAG CCCTCACTGGACTCAGGGGAAGCCCTGGACATCCTGTCTGGAGATTTCAGTTGCCCTGCAGTGGCTGCATCTGCTACTGAACCTTCTAAACAG TCAAGTCCAGATGTTGCTGCTGTTGATGCTCTCGCAGGAGAATTTGTGGCTCCCAAAAAAGCTTCTTCTGTCCAGGCTCCTATGATTCCACCTGCACAAAACCAACAGAAA GACATCTCCATGTCCCCAGATGCTCTCAGTGCTCTGGGAGAcctgcttcctgctgcagaaTCTGTTCCTGAATCTCCAAAAGTTCAACCTCAAGCCATTGTCCAG GAAGAGAAGCTGAAGTCTGAGAAAGGAGTGCGAGTAGGTGAGAGAGAAGACACCCTTCCACCAGAGTACAGATTCACAGAGGATAAGATGAAAGATTATCCCCCTCCACAGAAAGAG CCCTCAATGGACTTGGGGGAAGCTCTGGACATCCTGTCTGGTGATTTCAGTTGCCCCACAGTGGCTCCAGCTACCACTGTTCCTGCTACAACTTCTAAACAg TCAAGTCCAGATGTTTCTGCTGTTGATGCACTAGCAGGAGATTTTGTGGCTCCCAAAAAAGCTGCTTCTGTCGAGGCTCCTATGATTCCACCTGCACAAACCCAACAGAAA GACAACTCCCCAATGTCCCCAGATGCCCTTAGTGCACTGGAAGatctgcttcctgctgcagaacctACACCTGAGCCTCCAAAAATCCAGCCTCAAGAGATTGTCCAG GAAGAGAAGCTGAAGTCTGAGAAAGGAGTGCGAGTAGGGGAGAGAGAAGACACCCTTCCACCAGAGTACAGATTCACAGAGGATAAGATGAAAGACTATCCCCCTCCACAGAAGGAG CCCTCAATGGACTCAGGGGAAGCTCTGGACATCCTCTCTGGAGATTTCAGTTTCCCTGCTCCGCTTGCCACTGTACCTGCTACAACTTCTAAACAG TCAAATTCAGatgctgctggtggtgctgctgctgataCACTTGCAGGAGATTTTGTGGCTCCCAAAAAAGCCTCTTCAGTTCAGCCTGCTATGATTCCATCTTCACAAACCCAGCAGCAA GTTGCAGACAAGAAGGTGAAATCTAAATCAAAG AAACAAACACAAGGTGACACATCAACGACTGACAAACGGACAGAGCATTCAGGGACAGATGTGGCAACTAAAACCCCCAgtaagaaaagcagcagaagcTAA
- the LOC108928566 gene encoding calpastatin-like isoform X5: MSASKSSASKGECAKAAKAETGATETLSSVAAGGAARAAASKGKTETKSKEMSKNVSSSSSKDKPAKVEPAAPVLASTAAASSEGATTKEKSKQKAPTEAPKDSKKVESKKKPAKDIPSSPLAPPADKKAKDSSPMSPDALSALGDLLPAAEPVPQPPKIQPRDIVQEEKHKSEKGVRVGEREDTLPADYRFTEDKMKDYPPPQKEPSLDSGEALDILSGDFSCPAVAASATEPSKQSSPDVAAVDALAGDFVAPKKASSVQAPMIPSAQTQQKNVSSSSSKDKPAKVEPAAPVLASTAAASAGGAAAKEKSKQKAPTEAPKDSKDSSPMSPDALSALGDLLPAAEPVPQPPKIQPRDIVQEEKHKSEKGVRVGEREDTLPADYRFTEDKMKDYPPPQKEPSLDSGEALDILSGDFSCPAVAASATEPSKQSSPDVAAVDALAGEFVAPKKASSVQAPMIPPAQNQQKDISMSPDALSALGDLLPAAESVPESPKVQPQAIVQEEKLKSEKGVRVGEREDTLPPEYRFTEDKMKDYPPPQKEPSMDLGEALDILSGDFSCPTVAPATTVPATTSKQSSPDVSAVDALAGDFVAPKKAASVEAPMIPPAQTQQKDNSPMSPDALSALEDLLPAAEPTPEPPKIQPQEIVQEEKLKSEKGVRVGEREDTLPPEYRFTEDKMKDYPPPQKEPSMDSGEALDILSGDFSFPAPLATVPATTSKQSNSDAAGGAAADTLAGDFVAPKKASSVQPAMIPSSQTQQQVADKKVKSKSKKQTQGDTSTTDKRTEHSGTDVATKTPSKKSSRS, encoded by the exons ATGTCTGCTTCAAAAAGCAGTGCTTCAAAAGGTGAATGTGCAAAGGCTGCAAAAGCAGAAACTGGAGCAACAGAAACATTAAGTTCAGTTGCAGCTGGTGGAGCAGCAAGGGCAGCTGCCAGCAAGGGGAAGACAGAGACAAAATCCAAAGAGATGTCCAAG AATGTGTCCAGTTCTTCAAGCAAAGACAAACCTGCCAAAGTGGAGCCTGCAGCCCCTGTGTTAGCAAGCACAGCTGCAGCATCTTCAGAGGGAGCCACCACGAAggagaaatcaaaacaaaaagccCCGACAGAGGCTCCAAAAGACTCAAAG AAAGTGGAGAGCAAGAAGAAGCCTGCAAAGGACATTCCCTCCTCACCACTGGCACCCCCTGCTGACAAAAAAGCCAAG GACAGCTCCCCAATGTCCCCAGATGCCCTTAGTGCTCTGGGAGatctgcttcctgctgcagaacctgTACCTCAACCTCCAAAAATCCAGCCTCGAGACATTGTCCAG GAAGAGAAGCATAAATCTGAGAAAGGAGTGCGAGTAGGGGAGAGAGAAGACACCCTTCCAGCAGACTACAGATTCACAGAGGATAAGATGAAAGATTACCCCCCTCCACAGAAGGAG CCCTCACTGGACTCAGGGGAAGCCCTGGACATCCTGTCTGGAGATTTCAGTTGCCCTGCAGTGGCTGCATCTGCTACTGAACCTTCTAAACAG TCAAGTCCAGATGTTGCTGCTGTTGATGCTCTTGCAGGAGATTTTGTGGCTCCCAAAAAAGCTTCTTCTGTCCAGGCTCCTATGATTCCATCTGCACAAACCCAACAGAAA AATGTGTCCAGTTCTTCAAGCAAAGACAAACCTGCCAAAGTGGAGCCTGCAGCCCCTGTGTTAGCAAGCACAGCCGCAGCATCTGCAGGGGGAGCCGCTGCGAAggagaaatcaaaacaaaaagccCCGACAGAGGCTCCAAAAGACTCAAAG GACAGCTCCCCAATGTCCCCAGATGCCCTTAGTGCTCTGGGAGatctgcttcctgctgcagaacctgTACCTCAACCTCCAAAAATCCAGCCTCGAGACATTGTCCAG GAAGAGAAGCATAAATCTGAGAAAGGAGTGCGAGTAGGGGAGAGAGAAGACACCCTTCCAGCAGACTACAGATTCACAGAGGATAAGATGAAAGATTACCCCCCTCCACAGAAGGAG CCCTCACTGGACTCAGGGGAAGCCCTGGACATCCTGTCTGGAGATTTCAGTTGCCCTGCAGTGGCTGCATCTGCTACTGAACCTTCTAAACAG TCAAGTCCAGATGTTGCTGCTGTTGATGCTCTCGCAGGAGAATTTGTGGCTCCCAAAAAAGCTTCTTCTGTCCAGGCTCCTATGATTCCACCTGCACAAAACCAACAGAAA GACATCTCCATGTCCCCAGATGCTCTCAGTGCTCTGGGAGAcctgcttcctgctgcagaaTCTGTTCCTGAATCTCCAAAAGTTCAACCTCAAGCCATTGTCCAG GAAGAGAAGCTGAAGTCTGAGAAAGGAGTGCGAGTAGGTGAGAGAGAAGACACCCTTCCACCAGAGTACAGATTCACAGAGGATAAGATGAAAGATTATCCCCCTCCACAGAAAGAG CCCTCAATGGACTTGGGGGAAGCTCTGGACATCCTGTCTGGTGATTTCAGTTGCCCCACAGTGGCTCCAGCTACCACTGTTCCTGCTACAACTTCTAAACAg TCAAGTCCAGATGTTTCTGCTGTTGATGCACTAGCAGGAGATTTTGTGGCTCCCAAAAAAGCTGCTTCTGTCGAGGCTCCTATGATTCCACCTGCACAAACCCAACAGAAA GACAACTCCCCAATGTCCCCAGATGCCCTTAGTGCACTGGAAGatctgcttcctgctgcagaacctACACCTGAGCCTCCAAAAATCCAGCCTCAAGAGATTGTCCAG GAAGAGAAGCTGAAGTCTGAGAAAGGAGTGCGAGTAGGGGAGAGAGAAGACACCCTTCCACCAGAGTACAGATTCACAGAGGATAAGATGAAAGACTATCCCCCTCCACAGAAGGAG CCCTCAATGGACTCAGGGGAAGCTCTGGACATCCTCTCTGGAGATTTCAGTTTCCCTGCTCCGCTTGCCACTGTACCTGCTACAACTTCTAAACAG TCAAATTCAGatgctgctggtggtgctgctgctgataCACTTGCAGGAGATTTTGTGGCTCCCAAAAAAGCCTCTTCAGTTCAGCCTGCTATGATTCCATCTTCACAAACCCAGCAGCAA GTTGCAGACAAGAAGGTGAAATCTAAATCAAAG AAACAAACACAAGGTGACACATCAACGACTGACAAACGGACAGAGCATTCAGGGACAGATGTGGCAACTAAAACCCCCAgtaagaaaagcagcagaagcTAA
- the LOC108928566 gene encoding calpastatin-like isoform X3, with the protein MGQFLSWLQPFRNNRALQDVSVEQQSQPKQTTYSPKAEAADSKPSTLETASVPPAKGTPAAGGGTSSAVTGQASLGAVKENQEGNMSASKSSASKGECAKAAKAETGATETLSSVAAGGAARAAASKGKTETKSKEMSKNVSSSSSKDKPAKVEPAAPVLASTAAASSEGATTKEKSKQKAPTEAPKDSKDSSPMSPDALSALGDLLPAAEPVPQPPKIQPRDIVQEEKHKSEKGVRVGEREDTLPADYRFTEDKMKDYPPPQKEPSLDSGEALDILSGDFSCPAVAASATEPSKQSSPDVAAVDALAGDFVAPKKASSVQAPMIPSAQTQQKNVSSSSSKDKPAKVEPAAPVLASTAAASAGGAAAKEKSKQKAPTEAPKDSKDSSPMSPDALSALGDLLPAAEPVPQPPKIQPRDIVQEEKHKSEKGVRVGEREDTLPADYRFTEDKMKDYPPPQKEPSLDSGEALDILSGDFSCPAVAASATEPSKQSSPDVAAVDALAGEFVAPKKASSVQAPMIPPAQNQQKDISMSPDALSALGDLLPAAESVPESPKVQPQAIVQEEKLKSEKGVRVGEREDTLPPEYRFTEDKMKDYPPPQKEPSMDLGEALDILSGDFSCPTVAPATTVPATTSKQSSPDVSAVDALAGDFVAPKKAASVEAPMIPPAQTQQKDNSPMSPDALSALEDLLPAAEPTPEPPKIQPQEIVQEEKLKSEKGVRVGEREDTLPPEYRFTEDKMKDYPPPQKEPSMDSGEALDILSGDFSFPAPLATVPATTSKQSNSDAAGGAAADTLAGDFVAPKKASSVQPAMIPSSQTQQQVADKKVKSKSKKQTQGDTSTTDKRTEHSGTDVATKTPSKKSSRS; encoded by the exons TCTCAGCCCAAACAGACCACGTACAGCCCAAAAGCAGAGGCTGCCGACAGCAAGCCTTCGACATTAGAG ACTGCATCAGTTCCTCCTGCTAAAGGCAcacctgcagctggaggaggtaCTTCAAGTGCTGTGACTGGACAAGCTAGTTTAGGTGCGGTCAAGGAAAATCAGGAAGGG AACATGTCTGCTTCAAAAAGCAGTGCTTCAAAAGGTGAATGTGCAAAGGCTGCAAAAGCAGAAACTGGAGCAACAGAAACATTAAGTTCAGTTGCAGCTGGTGGAGCAGCAAGGGCAGCTGCCAGCAAGGGGAAGACAGAGACAAAATCCAAAGAGATGTCCAAG AATGTGTCCAGTTCTTCAAGCAAAGACAAACCTGCCAAAGTGGAGCCTGCAGCCCCTGTGTTAGCAAGCACAGCTGCAGCATCTTCAGAGGGAGCCACCACGAAggagaaatcaaaacaaaaagccCCGACAGAGGCTCCAAAAGACTCAAAG GACAGCTCCCCAATGTCCCCAGATGCCCTTAGTGCTCTGGGAGatctgcttcctgctgcagaacctgTACCTCAACCTCCAAAAATCCAGCCTCGAGACATTGTCCAG GAAGAGAAGCATAAATCTGAGAAAGGAGTGCGAGTAGGGGAGAGAGAAGACACCCTTCCAGCAGACTACAGATTCACAGAGGATAAGATGAAAGATTACCCCCCTCCACAGAAGGAG CCCTCACTGGACTCAGGGGAAGCCCTGGACATCCTGTCTGGAGATTTCAGTTGCCCTGCAGTGGCTGCATCTGCTACTGAACCTTCTAAACAG TCAAGTCCAGATGTTGCTGCTGTTGATGCTCTTGCAGGAGATTTTGTGGCTCCCAAAAAAGCTTCTTCTGTCCAGGCTCCTATGATTCCATCTGCACAAACCCAACAGAAA AATGTGTCCAGTTCTTCAAGCAAAGACAAACCTGCCAAAGTGGAGCCTGCAGCCCCTGTGTTAGCAAGCACAGCCGCAGCATCTGCAGGGGGAGCCGCTGCGAAggagaaatcaaaacaaaaagccCCGACAGAGGCTCCAAAAGACTCAAAG GACAGCTCCCCAATGTCCCCAGATGCCCTTAGTGCTCTGGGAGatctgcttcctgctgcagaacctgTACCTCAACCTCCAAAAATCCAGCCTCGAGACATTGTCCAG GAAGAGAAGCATAAATCTGAGAAAGGAGTGCGAGTAGGGGAGAGAGAAGACACCCTTCCAGCAGACTACAGATTCACAGAGGATAAGATGAAAGATTACCCCCCTCCACAGAAGGAG CCCTCACTGGACTCAGGGGAAGCCCTGGACATCCTGTCTGGAGATTTCAGTTGCCCTGCAGTGGCTGCATCTGCTACTGAACCTTCTAAACAG TCAAGTCCAGATGTTGCTGCTGTTGATGCTCTCGCAGGAGAATTTGTGGCTCCCAAAAAAGCTTCTTCTGTCCAGGCTCCTATGATTCCACCTGCACAAAACCAACAGAAA GACATCTCCATGTCCCCAGATGCTCTCAGTGCTCTGGGAGAcctgcttcctgctgcagaaTCTGTTCCTGAATCTCCAAAAGTTCAACCTCAAGCCATTGTCCAG GAAGAGAAGCTGAAGTCTGAGAAAGGAGTGCGAGTAGGTGAGAGAGAAGACACCCTTCCACCAGAGTACAGATTCACAGAGGATAAGATGAAAGATTATCCCCCTCCACAGAAAGAG CCCTCAATGGACTTGGGGGAAGCTCTGGACATCCTGTCTGGTGATTTCAGTTGCCCCACAGTGGCTCCAGCTACCACTGTTCCTGCTACAACTTCTAAACAg TCAAGTCCAGATGTTTCTGCTGTTGATGCACTAGCAGGAGATTTTGTGGCTCCCAAAAAAGCTGCTTCTGTCGAGGCTCCTATGATTCCACCTGCACAAACCCAACAGAAA GACAACTCCCCAATGTCCCCAGATGCCCTTAGTGCACTGGAAGatctgcttcctgctgcagaacctACACCTGAGCCTCCAAAAATCCAGCCTCAAGAGATTGTCCAG GAAGAGAAGCTGAAGTCTGAGAAAGGAGTGCGAGTAGGGGAGAGAGAAGACACCCTTCCACCAGAGTACAGATTCACAGAGGATAAGATGAAAGACTATCCCCCTCCACAGAAGGAG CCCTCAATGGACTCAGGGGAAGCTCTGGACATCCTCTCTGGAGATTTCAGTTTCCCTGCTCCGCTTGCCACTGTACCTGCTACAACTTCTAAACAG TCAAATTCAGatgctgctggtggtgctgctgctgataCACTTGCAGGAGATTTTGTGGCTCCCAAAAAAGCCTCTTCAGTTCAGCCTGCTATGATTCCATCTTCACAAACCCAGCAGCAA GTTGCAGACAAGAAGGTGAAATCTAAATCAAAG AAACAAACACAAGGTGACACATCAACGACTGACAAACGGACAGAGCATTCAGGGACAGATGTGGCAACTAAAACCCCCAgtaagaaaagcagcagaagcTAA